A DNA window from Flavisolibacter ginsenosidimutans contains the following coding sequences:
- a CDS encoding xanthine dehydrogenase family protein molybdopterin-binding subunit produces the protein MDKFFFDTSAPFADIDRVDGKAKVTGTAKYSAEYELADLVYGVLATSNITKGTITAIDTKSAEKAPGVLAVITHLNAPKVPGYDEGQNPTKGQNNGKGLRIFNDNIIYFNGQPIALVIADTFERATHAASLIKAQYNKEASHTDLTEAIKNDKPIEGDRYKENTRGTKDAWKSAPVQIDTTYTMPIQVHNPMELHATTVRWDGDDKVTVWDKTQGVVSTQRSVAEAFKIDPKNVQVNAQFVGGGFGSALRTWPHTIAAAMGAKKVGKPLKLVLTRPQMFMLVGYRPAAIQRMAIGADKDGRLIGMLHEASSMTSTYETFNEGVVAMTRQLYDCKNVNTKYNIYPLDVSTPTWMRGPGEATGSFPLECGMDELSYALNIDPIELRKRNYAETDPENGKPYSSKFLREAYDMGAEKFGWKNRKPQPRSMNEDGWLVGYGMSTGLFGASRGEAKVAAKLLPDGTLVLQSAVSDSGPGTATTMTQIASNLLGIPPAKIKFELGDSSFPPGPTQGGSTTTSTLGTTVHNACESLKKKLAGLLKTQESEVLPQDVQFGNGEMRLKNGNVITYADAIKAANLPAIEITEASGRNPEMQKYSAYSYSVHFVKVKVHPLTGVVRIDKVVSAADAGTIISPKTAASQMKGGVVGGIGGALMEEGVIDHRYGRWVNNNFADYHVPVHADVPDVEVVFVNKPDPILNPNGAKGMGEIALIGFAAAVANAVYHATGKRIRELPITPDKVLL, from the coding sequence ATGGACAAGTTTTTCTTCGATACATCAGCACCTTTCGCCGATATTGACCGCGTGGACGGCAAAGCCAAAGTCACCGGCACTGCAAAATATTCTGCCGAGTATGAACTTGCCGATTTGGTTTACGGCGTGTTGGCCACAAGCAATATCACCAAAGGAACCATCACGGCCATTGATACCAAAAGCGCAGAAAAGGCGCCCGGTGTGCTCGCTGTCATCACACACCTCAACGCACCGAAAGTGCCGGGCTACGACGAAGGGCAGAACCCAACCAAAGGACAAAACAACGGCAAGGGCTTACGAATTTTCAATGACAACATCATCTACTTCAACGGGCAACCCATAGCACTTGTAATTGCCGATACATTTGAAAGAGCCACGCATGCCGCCTCGTTAATTAAAGCGCAATACAACAAAGAAGCATCGCATACCGATTTAACGGAAGCTATCAAAAACGATAAGCCGATTGAAGGCGACCGTTATAAAGAAAATACCCGCGGAACAAAAGATGCGTGGAAATCCGCTCCGGTGCAAATAGACACGACGTACACAATGCCTATTCAGGTACACAACCCGATGGAACTGCACGCAACCACCGTACGTTGGGACGGCGATGATAAAGTAACGGTGTGGGACAAAACACAAGGCGTTGTAAGTACGCAGCGAAGCGTTGCCGAAGCTTTCAAAATCGACCCCAAAAATGTGCAGGTGAATGCTCAATTTGTTGGCGGCGGTTTTGGTTCGGCACTGCGCACCTGGCCGCACACGATTGCTGCCGCGATGGGTGCAAAAAAAGTTGGGAAGCCGCTGAAGCTTGTGCTCACGCGGCCGCAAATGTTTATGTTGGTGGGTTATCGTCCCGCGGCCATTCAACGCATGGCCATTGGCGCTGACAAAGACGGAAGGTTAATCGGCATGTTGCACGAAGCGTCGTCCATGACATCAACCTACGAAACCTTTAATGAAGGCGTTGTAGCCATGACGCGGCAGTTATACGATTGCAAGAATGTAAACACTAAATACAACATTTACCCGCTTGACGTAAGCACACCAACCTGGATGCGTGGCCCCGGCGAAGCCACGGGTTCTTTTCCACTTGAATGCGGTATGGACGAATTGAGTTATGCGTTGAACATTGATCCCATTGAATTGCGCAAACGCAACTATGCCGAAACCGATCCTGAAAACGGCAAGCCTTACAGTTCAAAATTTCTGCGCGAAGCGTATGACATGGGCGCAGAAAAATTTGGCTGGAAGAATCGCAAGCCACAACCAAGAAGCATGAATGAAGACGGTTGGTTAGTTGGCTATGGCATGAGCACCGGTTTGTTCGGCGCTTCCCGCGGCGAGGCGAAAGTAGCCGCGAAACTTTTGCCCGACGGTACACTTGTGCTGCAAAGCGCAGTAAGCGATAGCGGCCCAGGCACGGCTACGACCATGACCCAGATCGCGTCAAACCTGTTGGGCATTCCGCCGGCCAAAATAAAGTTCGAATTGGGCGATTCGTCTTTTCCGCCTGGACCTACGCAAGGCGGTAGCACAACAACTTCGACGCTTGGAACGACGGTGCACAACGCTTGTGAATCGTTAAAGAAAAAACTGGCGGGTCTTTTAAAAACACAAGAGAGCGAAGTGTTGCCGCAGGACGTGCAATTTGGGAACGGCGAGATGCGGTTGAAGAACGGGAACGTGATCACTTATGCTGATGCGATAAAAGCAGCCAATCTTCCGGCCATTGAAATCACAGAAGCATCGGGGCGCAATCCGGAGATGCAAAAGTATTCGGCTTATTCTTATTCGGTGCATTTTGTAAAAGTAAAAGTGCATCCGCTCACCGGCGTGGTGCGCATTGACAAAGTGGTGTCGGCTGCCGATGCGGGCACCATCATTTCGCCAAAAACCGCCGCCAGCCAAATGAAAGGCGGTGTTGTCGGCGGCATCGGCGGCGCGTTGATGGAAGAAGGCGTGATTGACCATCGTTACGGCCGTTGGGTGAACAACAACTTTGCCGATTACCACGTGCCCGTTCATGCCGACGTGCCGGATGTAGAAGTCGTGTTTGTCAACAAACCCGACCCAATACTAAATCCCAACGGCGCAAAAGGCATGGGCGAAATTGCGTTGATTGGTTTTGCGGCTGCGGTGGCAAACGCAGTGTATCATGCAACGGGCAAAAGAATAAGAGAGCTGCCGATAACGCCGGATAAAGTTCTTCTTTAA
- a CDS encoding (2Fe-2S)-binding protein, with translation MLNESEEKSSHSRRSFLKRTTATAAILATPPVLVKAADKKLDEKVAQRFEQVPLQLEVNGKPYSLQVEPRVTLLDLLREQLHLTGSKKGCDLGQCGACTVHIDGKRVLSCLSLAVMQSGKKITTIEGLANGDNLHPMQEAFIKYDGFQCGYCTPGQIMSAVACINEGHATSDAEIREYMSGNICRCGAYPNIGAAIKDVAGRGGGQ, from the coding sequence ATGTTGAACGAGTCAGAAGAAAAATCCTCGCATTCACGGCGCTCTTTTTTAAAACGCACGACCGCAACAGCCGCTATTCTTGCCACGCCGCCGGTACTGGTAAAAGCAGCTGATAAAAAATTAGACGAAAAAGTTGCGCAACGTTTCGAACAAGTTCCGTTGCAACTTGAAGTCAACGGCAAGCCGTATTCTTTGCAAGTCGAACCAAGAGTTACGCTGCTTGATTTGCTGCGCGAACAATTGCATTTAACGGGTTCTAAAAAGGGCTGCGATCTTGGCCAATGCGGCGCCTGCACCGTTCATATTGATGGCAAACGTGTGCTGAGTTGTTTAAGTCTCGCGGTGATGCAGAGCGGAAAAAAAATCACCACCATCGAAGGCCTTGCAAATGGTGATAACCTGCACCCGATGCAGGAAGCCTTTATTAAGTACGACGGCTTTCAATGCGGCTATTGCACACCGGGACAAATCATGTCGGCCGTGGCTTGCATCAACGAAGGCCACGCAACCTCCGATGCCGAAATAAGAGAGTACATGAGCGGCAACATTTGTCGTTGCGGTGCTTATCCCAACATCGGTGCGGCTATTAAAGACGTGGCCGGAAGAGGAGGTGGACAATGA
- a CDS encoding FAD binding domain-containing protein translates to MINFDYTKPSTIQNAIGVLNKDAGAQFIAGGSNLVDLMKRGVMTPQKVVDITGLPLKAIELRENTIQIGALALNSDVAENDLIKKHLPLLSQAFKAGASAQIRNMATVGGNMLQRTRCGYFYDTALPCNKREPGSGCGALQGYNRMHAIFGTSDKCIAVHPSDMCIALAALNATVLVTGPKGSRRILFTDFHRLPGTTPQLDNNLQRGELITGVELPLNAALAQHSLYTKIRDRVSYAFALVSVAVALDMKGKTIQSARIAMGGVAHKPWRLTAAEDFLKGKEATLNNFQQAASLAMKDAKGYGYNNFKLTLAPNTIVQTLKTLAQIS, encoded by the coding sequence ATGATCAATTTTGATTACACAAAACCTTCAACGATACAAAACGCAATAGGCGTTTTAAACAAAGATGCGGGAGCGCAGTTCATTGCCGGCGGCAGCAACCTCGTTGACTTAATGAAGCGCGGTGTGATGACGCCGCAGAAAGTAGTGGACATTACCGGTCTTCCGTTGAAAGCAATTGAGCTGAGGGAAAACACCATTCAAATTGGTGCGCTTGCTTTGAATAGTGATGTAGCCGAAAACGATTTAATCAAAAAACACCTTCCGCTTTTATCGCAAGCCTTCAAGGCTGGCGCATCAGCGCAAATAAGAAACATGGCAACGGTGGGCGGCAACATGCTGCAACGAACCCGCTGCGGCTATTTTTACGACACGGCATTGCCCTGCAACAAACGCGAACCCGGCAGCGGCTGTGGTGCGTTGCAAGGTTACAACCGCATGCACGCCATCTTTGGTACGTCTGACAAATGCATTGCGGTTCATCCAAGCGATATGTGCATTGCATTAGCCGCATTGAACGCAACGGTTTTGGTAACGGGGCCGAAAGGTTCGCGAAGAATTCTGTTCACCGATTTTCATCGTTTACCGGGTACAACGCCACAGTTGGACAACAACCTGCAACGCGGCGAATTAATTACCGGCGTTGAACTGCCGTTGAACGCAGCGCTTGCACAGCACTCGCTCTACACAAAAATCCGCGACCGTGTTTCGTATGCCTTTGCCTTGGTATCGGTTGCTGTTGCATTAGATATGAAAGGAAAAACAATTCAATCCGCACGGATTGCGATGGGCGGCGTGGCGCACAAGCCCTGGCGGTTAACGGCAGCGGAAGATTTTTTGAAAGGCAAAGAAGCGACGTTGAATAATTTTCAGCAAGCGGCATCGCTGGCAATGAAAGACGCGAAAGGTTATGGCTATAACAATTTTAAATTGACGCTGGCGCCGAATACGATTGTGCAAACGTTAAAAACACTCGCTCAAATTTCCTGA